One window of the Nocardia huaxiensis genome contains the following:
- a CDS encoding ABC transporter ATP-binding protein has protein sequence MSDIEFSGITKTYPDGTTAVEYLDLRIESGSFTVFVGPSGCGKTTSMRMINRMITPTSGRILIAGQDISAQDPVKLRLGIGYVIQNAGLLPHRTVVDNVATVPVLQGMRRSQARKEALEVLDRVGLDRALAQRYPAQLSGGQQQRVGVARALAADPPILLMDEPFSAVDPVVRAELQTEMLRLQAELRKTIVFVTHDIDEAVTLGEKIAVFGPGGRLQQYDTPQEVLAQPASDFVAGFVGRDRGYRGLSFRSAAGVPLHQIVTATVSEIPSQRLELGQWVLVVDERRHPLGWVDVTGVEGIRAGNALHDSMSAGGSLFPSGGDLRLALDAAVSSPSGIGVAVDDSGAVSGGVLAGDVLEQLARQRAGEDADRNRHFFEQESR, from the coding sequence GTGTCCGATATCGAGTTCAGCGGCATCACCAAGACCTATCCGGACGGCACCACCGCCGTCGAATACCTGGATCTGCGCATCGAATCCGGATCCTTCACCGTCTTCGTCGGCCCGTCCGGCTGCGGGAAGACCACCTCCATGCGCATGATCAACCGCATGATCACGCCCACCTCCGGGCGGATACTCATTGCGGGACAGGACATCTCGGCACAGGATCCGGTGAAACTACGACTCGGCATCGGCTACGTCATCCAGAACGCGGGACTGCTGCCGCATCGCACCGTCGTCGACAATGTGGCGACGGTGCCGGTGCTACAGGGCATGCGGCGATCGCAGGCGCGCAAGGAGGCGCTGGAGGTGCTCGACCGCGTCGGCCTGGATCGCGCTCTGGCGCAACGGTATCCGGCGCAACTCTCCGGCGGGCAGCAGCAGCGCGTCGGGGTGGCCCGCGCGCTGGCCGCCGACCCGCCCATCCTGCTCATGGACGAGCCGTTCAGCGCCGTCGACCCGGTGGTGCGCGCCGAGTTGCAGACCGAAATGCTGCGGCTGCAAGCCGAATTGCGCAAGACCATCGTGTTCGTGACGCACGATATCGACGAGGCGGTGACACTCGGCGAGAAGATCGCGGTCTTCGGACCGGGCGGCCGGCTCCAGCAGTACGACACGCCGCAGGAGGTGCTGGCCCAACCCGCCAGCGATTTCGTCGCCGGATTCGTCGGCCGTGATCGCGGGTACCGCGGGCTGTCGTTCCGCAGCGCCGCCGGGGTGCCGCTGCACCAGATCGTCACCGCGACGGTCTCCGAAATCCCCTCGCAGCGACTGGAACTCGGGCAATGGGTGCTGGTCGTGGACGAGCGACGGCATCCGCTCGGCTGGGTCGACGTCACCGGCGTGGAAGGCATCCGCGCTGGAAACGCCCTGCACGACAGCATGTCCGCGGGCGGCTCCCTGTTCCCCAGCGGCGGCGATCTGCGGCTGGCCCTGGACGCCGCCGTCTCCTCACCATCGGGAATCGGTGTGGCCGTGGATGATTCCGGTGCGGTCAGCGGCGGTGTGCTCGCCGGCGATGTGCTCGAACAACTCGCCCGCCAGCGCGCCGGAGAGGACGCCGACCGCAACCGGCACTTCTTCGAACAGGAATCCCGGTGA
- a CDS encoding ABC transporter substrate-binding protein — protein sequence MLAAAVALAAALALTACGDSDPLAGKGSCDTDTNQITVGSANFPESETVADLYAEVLRVNGFSVDTKLNIGSREAYVPALRNCSISLIPDYTGNLLLYLDKSATATSPADVDKALTAALGDQLAIATPAPAQDSDAVVVTRATADRWNLTSIGDLATHSAEVKFAAPAEFQERPVGLPGLKKNYNLDIAAANFVPIGDGGGPATVRALVDGQVTAADIFTTSPAIAENNLVVLTDPKNNFPAQNVVPLFNATKKSDKLIKVLDTLSAKLTTAELISLNTAVSGASKTEPAAAAKAWIVAQGLDKPIA from the coding sequence GTGCTCGCCGCCGCCGTCGCCCTGGCCGCCGCACTGGCGCTCACCGCCTGCGGCGACTCCGACCCGCTGGCCGGCAAGGGCAGCTGTGACACCGACACCAACCAGATCACCGTGGGCTCGGCCAACTTCCCCGAATCCGAGACCGTCGCCGACCTGTACGCCGAGGTGCTGCGCGTCAACGGGTTCAGTGTGGACACCAAGCTGAATATCGGCAGCCGCGAGGCGTACGTGCCCGCGCTGCGCAACTGCTCCATCTCGCTGATTCCGGACTACACCGGAAACCTGCTGCTGTACTTGGACAAATCGGCCACCGCCACCTCGCCCGCCGATGTGGACAAGGCGCTGACCGCCGCCCTCGGCGACCAACTGGCCATCGCCACCCCCGCGCCCGCACAGGACTCCGACGCCGTGGTCGTCACCCGCGCCACCGCGGACCGCTGGAACCTCACCAGCATCGGTGACCTCGCCACGCACTCCGCCGAGGTGAAATTCGCGGCCCCGGCCGAATTCCAGGAGCGGCCCGTCGGCCTGCCCGGATTGAAGAAGAACTACAACCTCGACATCGCGGCCGCCAACTTCGTGCCCATCGGCGACGGCGGCGGCCCGGCCACCGTGCGCGCGCTCGTCGACGGCCAGGTGACGGCCGCCGACATCTTCACCACCTCACCCGCCATCGCCGAGAACAACCTGGTGGTGCTCACCGATCCCAAGAACAACTTCCCGGCGCAGAACGTGGTGCCGCTGTTCAACGCCACCAAGAAGAGCGACAAACTGATCAAGGTGCTCGACACCCTCTCGGCGAAACTCACCACCGCCGAACTGATCTCGCTCAATACCGCGGTCTCGGGCGCGAGCAAGACCGAACCCGCGGCGGCCGCCAAGGCATGGATCGTGGCGCAGGGGCTCGACAAGCCGATCGCATAG